One Candidatus Bathyarchaeota archaeon genomic window, TATGCGAGGCGAGGGGAGCCAGTATTAGAGCTAGTAGCAGGGTTTTAAATGTGTTTCTCGCGCTTAAACCAGCGAGACTAGCGAACCTATAGGAAGTGAAGGCGGAAACTGTAGCTCCACCCCATGGATACGTCGGTGTATCTGAGAGAAACGTAGACATTCTGAAGGTCAGAAATTCCCCGGTAAGTTTACTGATAAAATTTCAATACTATGTCTCTAGAGAACAACTTCCTAAAATATCACCGAATGTTAATACACTAAAACATTTCCTCTTTCTTGAGACTTAGAAGATAGCAAATAATATGTTTTCAAGTTCTTATAGAGAGAATCATCTCATATAAATCCAGTATTGCCTTAATTCTTTTATTTATATCAAACTTTTCCTTACAAACTTTTCTCGCATTTTTCCCAAGTTTTATACGGATATCTGGATTATAAATCAAAAATTCTAAACGTTCCGCTAAAGTTAAGGGGTCATTCGGAGGAACAAG contains:
- a CDS encoding glycosyltransferase family 4 protein translates to SLIEGFGLSVAEAMACEKPVIATAVGGHLDQIVDGFNGFLVPPNDPLTLAERLEFLIYNPDIRIKLGKNARKVCKEKFDINKRIKAILDLYEMILSIRT